The nucleotide sequence CGCATCGCGACGCGCCAAGATCCCGAAAATCTCAACAGCCTGCTCGGTACCCAAGACGTCGACGAAGCGATTGCGGCTTTTTGGGGCGCGTTTCTGTTTCGCTGGAACGATCGCAACGCACTCGTCCCCGAGCTGGCGACCGCGGTACCGACGCTCGCCAACGGCGGCATCAGCCGCGACGGTCTCAGGATCGTCTATCATCTGCGGCGCGGTGTGAAGTGGCAAGACGGCGTTGCGTTCACGTCGCGGGACGTCGTTTTTACGTGGAAAGCGATCATGAATCCGCGCAACCTCGTGGTGAGCCGTCATACGTACGACGTCGTTGCGCGCATCGATAGGCGCGACGATGCAACATTGGTCGTGCATCTCAAGCACCGCTTCGCGCCGTTCGTCACGCAGTTTTTCGGTCCGTCGAATCCGCCGTCGATCGTGCTGCCGGAACATCTGCTCGGGCGGCTTCCCGACTTCAATCACGCCGACTACAATAGCCGGCCCGTCGGAACGGGTCCGTTTCGCATCGTTTCGTACGAAAAGGGACAGCGCTTGGTGATGGTTGCTAACGACGGATATTGGCGCGGTCCGCCCAAGCTGCGGCGCATCGAGTTTCTCTTCGTTCCCAGCGACAACACGATGCTGACCATGCTCGAGACGCATCAGATCGACTTTTATTTCCGCGCGTCGGAGACGCTGATCGCTTCGCTGCGCGGGATCCCCGGCACAAAGGTGGTGCTCACGCCGCGCGACCGGCTGGCCGACGTCGGGCTCAACGCCGCTAATCCGGCACTCGCCGACGTGCGCGTTCGCCGGGCCCTGGCGTATGCGATCGACCGCAGAGCCCTCATCGATAAAGTCATGCACGGGGTCGCGTTCGAAGGATGGAGCAATCACGCCCCGTTTTCCAACGTGTACGCCTCCGGCGTGAAGCGCTACCCTTACGACCCCGCGCGCGCGAACGCACTACTCGGGGAGGCGCGCATCGCGCGGCCGCTGCATCTGACCTTGGTCAGCTTCACGGGATCCACGACGATCGCCGCGGCCGAGGCGCTGATACAGGCGCAATGGGCGAAAGTCGGCGTCGACGCGGCGATCAAAAACTTTCCCTCCGGCGAGCTGTACGCAACGCTCGCTCAAGGCGGCATCGAGCAGTCGGGCAAGTTCGACGCGGTCATCGAGAACTGGAGCAACGGAGCCGATCCGGACGACTCGGTTCTACTGATGTGTTCGATGGCGCCGCCGGCCGGCTGGAACATCTACCATTTTTGCGATCCGCAACTGGACGCGGCCGAGCGCGCGGCACTCGAATCGAGCGATCCCCAGCACCGGCGAGCGGCGTACGCAACGATTCAGCGCATCGTCGCGGACCGGTTGCCGTTTATCGTCTTATGGTACGAAATGCAGATCGACGTCATCAACTCGGATTTGCGGGGCTACCGGCCGTCGCATAGCATCACGCCGATTTGGAACGTCTGGGAATGGTCGATTTAGCGAAGCGTCGAACGGCGCGGCATGGATCGTAACGCCGTAGCCGGTATCGGTTTCGACCTCGATCACACGCTCGCGATCGACAATAAGCTCGAGCGCGTCGCGTTCCTTCGGCTCCTCGAGGAGATCGAACGTGACACGGGACGCGTTCCCGCTAACCTCGACGACGAGATCGCCCGAATCGACGAGCTGCTCGCGTGGCAGCGTAAAGGGCCGGCATCGATCGAAGACGCGGTCACGCGCTTCGCGCGCGACCGGGGAGTCGAACCAAAAGCCTCGTACGTCGAGAGCTTTCGCACGATGGCCGTGGAGATGGTCGACGATTTCGTGATTCC is from Candidatus Baltobacteraceae bacterium and encodes:
- a CDS encoding peptide ABC transporter substrate-binding protein, producing MPGTLRIATRQDPENLNSLLGTQDVDEAIAAFWGAFLFRWNDRNALVPELATAVPTLANGGISRDGLRIVYHLRRGVKWQDGVAFTSRDVVFTWKAIMNPRNLVVSRHTYDVVARIDRRDDATLVVHLKHRFAPFVTQFFGPSNPPSIVLPEHLLGRLPDFNHADYNSRPVGTGPFRIVSYEKGQRLVMVANDGYWRGPPKLRRIEFLFVPSDNTMLTMLETHQIDFYFRASETLIASLRGIPGTKVVLTPRDRLADVGLNAANPALADVRVRRALAYAIDRRALIDKVMHGVAFEGWSNHAPFSNVYASGVKRYPYDPARANALLGEARIARPLHLTLVSFTGSTTIAAAEALIQAQWAKVGVDAAIKNFPSGELYATLAQGGIEQSGKFDAVIENWSNGADPDDSVLLMCSMAPPAGWNIYHFCDPQLDAAERAALESSDPQHRRAAYATIQRIVADRLPFIVLWYEMQIDVINSDLRGYRPSHSITPIWNVWEWSI